In Phalacrocorax aristotelis chromosome 6, bGulAri2.1, whole genome shotgun sequence, one DNA window encodes the following:
- the NCKIPSD gene encoding NCK-interacting protein with SH3 domain isoform X2: MKNGGKYNLEQRDVLQKLIHHRKETVSRKGHSPTPQGMVMTQSSSDHHLDVARQPNGVCRTGYERHHSLPNTEFEEEDEGLYQVPPQPRRAAPITPPPPEKRKNTQITAPIKNAIEIIPGSASSTSSISMTSLDTLYTASSVSEAALPTATSSPANTPPPVPSRSVHTTITRNLDASSVTHSRYGSSPKDGASKSPQTKRAAPAPPAEGGPQRSHTVDGEKTSQVKKAAPPPPASLDAFNSLCLEDKKAAVVEPVPPEPSGLVASVPKTIGAELIELVRRNTHLSYELSRVAIGIVIGHIQTSIPATSSIMEQILISVVESKNLSAGLPSGQICHDEQRLEVIFADLARHKDDAQQRSWALYEDENVICCYLEELLRILTDADPEVCKKMCKKNEFESVLSLVAYYQMEHRVPLRLLLLKCFGAMCNLDAAVISTLVNSVLPMELARDMQTHTQDHQKMCYSALVLAMIFSMGEPLPYHHYEHLNSQFVQFLLDVIEDGLPSDTTDQLPDLFVNVLLAFNLHIPVPEHSVIMTTISKHSNVKTFTEKLLLLLNRGDDPVCIFKHQPQPPHSVLKFLQDIFASKDTASIFYHTDMMVLIDILVRQIADLSPGDKLRMEYLSLMHAIIRSTPYLQHQHRLSDLQGILQRILGEEEEGQQCQMDKLIILEIYKEFPEISPSTS, translated from the exons ATGAAGAACGGGGGAAAGTACAACCTGGAGCAGAGAGATGTCCTCCA aaaactgaTCCATCACCGGAAGGAGACTGTGTCCCGCAAAGGTCACTCTCCCACCCCTCAGGGGATGGTTATGACGCAGTCCTCCAGTGATCACCATTTGGATGTGGCACGGCAGCCCAATGGGGTGTGCCGGACAGGATACGAGCGACATCACAGTCTTCCAAACACCGAGtttgaggaggaggatgaaggtCTCTATCAG GTCCCACCACAGCCCCGGCGTGCTGCTCCTATCACCCCACCACCTCCAGAGAAACGCAAGAACACACAGATTACTGCTCCCATTAAAA ATGCTATTGAAATTATCCCTGGGTCAGCTTCTAGCACCTCCTCTATAAGCATGACATCCCTGGATACCTTGTACACTGCTTCTTCTGTGTCAGAGGCTGCTCTCCCAACGGCCACCTCCAGTCCTGCCAACACCCCACCCCCTGTCCCGAGCCGGAGTGTCCACACCACGATAACACGTAATTTGGATGCCAGCTCTGTGACGCACTCCCGTTATGGGTCTTCCCCAAAGGATGGGGCCAGCAAATCTCCCCAGACCAAGAGAGCtgccccagcaccaccagctgAAGGGGGGCCCCAGAGGTCCCACACTGTGGATGGGGAGAAGACTTCTCAGGTGAAGAAAGCTGCCCCGCCACCCCCTGCAAGCCTAGATGCCTTCAACTCCCTCTGCCTGGAGGATAAGAAGGCGGCTGTAGTAGAGCCGGTGCCACCAGAACCCAGTGGTCTGGTGGCATCTGTGCCCAAGACAATAGGTGCCGAACTGATCGAGCTGGTGCGCAGAAACACCCACCTCAGCTACGAGCTGTCCCGTGTGGCCATCGGCATTGTCATCGGCCATATCCAGACGTCCATTCCGGCAACTAGCAGCATCATGGAGCAGATTCTCATCTCCGTGGTAGAAAGTAAG AATCTGAGTGCGGGGCTGCCCTCGGGACAGATCTGCCACGATGAGCAGCGGCTGGAGGTGATCTTCGCAGATCTGGCCAGGCACAAGGATGATGCTCAGCAGCGCAGCTGGGCACTCTATGAGGATGAAAATGTCATCTGCTGCTACCTGGAGGAGCTGCTTCGCATCCTG ACAGATGCAGACCCTGAAGTTTGCAAGAAAATGTGCAAGAAGAATGAGTTTGAATCTGTCCTGTCCCTTGTGGCGTATTATCAGATG GAACACAGGGTGCCATTACGGCTGCTGCTGTTGAAGTGCTTTGGAGCCATGTGCAACTTGGATGCTGCAGTCATTTCAACACTTGTAAACTCTGTGCTGCCAATGGAGCTGGCCCGGGACATGCAGACTCACACACAAG ATCATCAAAAGATGTgctactctgcactggtgctgGCAATGATATTCTCCATGGGGGAGCCCCTGCCATATCATCACTATG AACATCTCAACTCTCAGTTTGTGCAGTTCCTGCTGGATGTGATTGAGGATGGACTGCCCTCTGACACAACTGACCAGTTGCCTGACTTATTTGTCAATGTCCTTCTGGCCTTCAATCTCCACATTCCAG TTCCAGAACACAGTGTGATCATGACTACAATAAGCAAGCACTCAAATGTCAAGACTttcacagaaaagctgctgctgctgctgaacagggGAG ATGATCCAGTTTGTATCTTCAAGCATCAGCCTCAACCGCCGCACTCAGTGCTGAAGTTTCTGCAGGACATCTTTGCCAGCAAGGATACAGCCAGCATCTTCTACCACACAGACATGATGGTCCTGATAGACATCCTGGTGCGGCAGATTGCTGATCTCTCCCCAGGAGATAAG CTGAGGATGGAGTATCTATCTCTGATGCACGCCATCATCCGCTCCACGCCCTATCTGCAGCACCAGCACCGCCTCTCCGACCTGCAGGGCATCTTGCAGCGCAtcctgggggaggaggaggagggccaGCAGTGCCAGATGGACAAACTGATCATCCTGGAGATTTATAAGGAGTTCCCAGAAATTTCTCCCAGTACTAGCTAA
- the NCKIPSD gene encoding NCK-interacting protein with SH3 domain isoform X1 yields the protein MYRALYSFRSAEPNSLPFAAGETFLLLERSNQHWWLVTRAGSGETGYAPASYLQRLQVLEQDVVLQSIDRAIEAVHNAAMKNGGKYNLEQRDVLQKLIHHRKETVSRKGHSPTPQGMVMTQSSSDHHLDVARQPNGVCRTGYERHHSLPNTEFEEEDEGLYQVPPQPRRAAPITPPPPEKRKNTQITAPIKNAIEIIPGSASSTSSISMTSLDTLYTASSVSEAALPTATSSPANTPPPVPSRSVHTTITRNLDASSVTHSRYGSSPKDGASKSPQTKRAAPAPPAEGGPQRSHTVDGEKTSQVKKAAPPPPASLDAFNSLCLEDKKAAVVEPVPPEPSGLVASVPKTIGAELIELVRRNTHLSYELSRVAIGIVIGHIQTSIPATSSIMEQILISVVESKNLSAGLPSGQICHDEQRLEVIFADLARHKDDAQQRSWALYEDENVICCYLEELLRILTDADPEVCKKMCKKNEFESVLSLVAYYQMEHRVPLRLLLLKCFGAMCNLDAAVISTLVNSVLPMELARDMQTHTQDHQKMCYSALVLAMIFSMGEPLPYHHYEHLNSQFVQFLLDVIEDGLPSDTTDQLPDLFVNVLLAFNLHIPVPEHSVIMTTISKHSNVKTFTEKLLLLLNRGDDPVCIFKHQPQPPHSVLKFLQDIFASKDTASIFYHTDMMVLIDILVRQIADLSPGDKLRMEYLSLMHAIIRSTPYLQHQHRLSDLQGILQRILGEEEEGQQCQMDKLIILEIYKEFPEISPSTS from the exons GTGCTGGAGCAAGATGTGGTTCTCCAGTCTATTGACCGTGCCATTGAGGCTGTGCACAATGCGGCAATGAAGAACGGGGGAAAGTACAACCTGGAGCAGAGAGATGTCCTCCA aaaactgaTCCATCACCGGAAGGAGACTGTGTCCCGCAAAGGTCACTCTCCCACCCCTCAGGGGATGGTTATGACGCAGTCCTCCAGTGATCACCATTTGGATGTGGCACGGCAGCCCAATGGGGTGTGCCGGACAGGATACGAGCGACATCACAGTCTTCCAAACACCGAGtttgaggaggaggatgaaggtCTCTATCAG GTCCCACCACAGCCCCGGCGTGCTGCTCCTATCACCCCACCACCTCCAGAGAAACGCAAGAACACACAGATTACTGCTCCCATTAAAA ATGCTATTGAAATTATCCCTGGGTCAGCTTCTAGCACCTCCTCTATAAGCATGACATCCCTGGATACCTTGTACACTGCTTCTTCTGTGTCAGAGGCTGCTCTCCCAACGGCCACCTCCAGTCCTGCCAACACCCCACCCCCTGTCCCGAGCCGGAGTGTCCACACCACGATAACACGTAATTTGGATGCCAGCTCTGTGACGCACTCCCGTTATGGGTCTTCCCCAAAGGATGGGGCCAGCAAATCTCCCCAGACCAAGAGAGCtgccccagcaccaccagctgAAGGGGGGCCCCAGAGGTCCCACACTGTGGATGGGGAGAAGACTTCTCAGGTGAAGAAAGCTGCCCCGCCACCCCCTGCAAGCCTAGATGCCTTCAACTCCCTCTGCCTGGAGGATAAGAAGGCGGCTGTAGTAGAGCCGGTGCCACCAGAACCCAGTGGTCTGGTGGCATCTGTGCCCAAGACAATAGGTGCCGAACTGATCGAGCTGGTGCGCAGAAACACCCACCTCAGCTACGAGCTGTCCCGTGTGGCCATCGGCATTGTCATCGGCCATATCCAGACGTCCATTCCGGCAACTAGCAGCATCATGGAGCAGATTCTCATCTCCGTGGTAGAAAGTAAG AATCTGAGTGCGGGGCTGCCCTCGGGACAGATCTGCCACGATGAGCAGCGGCTGGAGGTGATCTTCGCAGATCTGGCCAGGCACAAGGATGATGCTCAGCAGCGCAGCTGGGCACTCTATGAGGATGAAAATGTCATCTGCTGCTACCTGGAGGAGCTGCTTCGCATCCTG ACAGATGCAGACCCTGAAGTTTGCAAGAAAATGTGCAAGAAGAATGAGTTTGAATCTGTCCTGTCCCTTGTGGCGTATTATCAGATG GAACACAGGGTGCCATTACGGCTGCTGCTGTTGAAGTGCTTTGGAGCCATGTGCAACTTGGATGCTGCAGTCATTTCAACACTTGTAAACTCTGTGCTGCCAATGGAGCTGGCCCGGGACATGCAGACTCACACACAAG ATCATCAAAAGATGTgctactctgcactggtgctgGCAATGATATTCTCCATGGGGGAGCCCCTGCCATATCATCACTATG AACATCTCAACTCTCAGTTTGTGCAGTTCCTGCTGGATGTGATTGAGGATGGACTGCCCTCTGACACAACTGACCAGTTGCCTGACTTATTTGTCAATGTCCTTCTGGCCTTCAATCTCCACATTCCAG TTCCAGAACACAGTGTGATCATGACTACAATAAGCAAGCACTCAAATGTCAAGACTttcacagaaaagctgctgctgctgctgaacagggGAG ATGATCCAGTTTGTATCTTCAAGCATCAGCCTCAACCGCCGCACTCAGTGCTGAAGTTTCTGCAGGACATCTTTGCCAGCAAGGATACAGCCAGCATCTTCTACCACACAGACATGATGGTCCTGATAGACATCCTGGTGCGGCAGATTGCTGATCTCTCCCCAGGAGATAAG CTGAGGATGGAGTATCTATCTCTGATGCACGCCATCATCCGCTCCACGCCCTATCTGCAGCACCAGCACCGCCTCTCCGACCTGCAGGGCATCTTGCAGCGCAtcctgggggaggaggaggagggccaGCAGTGCCAGATGGACAAACTGATCATCCTGGAGATTTATAAGGAGTTCCCAGAAATTTCTCCCAGTACTAGCTAA